One region of Nycticebus coucang isolate mNycCou1 unplaced genomic scaffold, mNycCou1.pri scaffold_53, whole genome shotgun sequence genomic DNA includes:
- the LOC128579424 gene encoding olfactory receptor 7D4-like — protein MEAEKHTEVSQFLLMGLSEDPELQPLPSGLFQSMYLVTMLRNLLVILPICSDSHLHTPMYFFLSILSLADICFTSTTIPKMLVNIQTQSKDIYYIGCLTQMYFVMMFGGLDNLLLTVMVCDWFVAICHPLHYMVIMNPYLCGLLVLMPLFIMSLVATVHVLLITRLTSVGTEIPHFFCEMAHLLKMTCSDPLVDTIILYVSNVFLGVFPVMRILFSYSQIFSSLMRLSSMAGKYKAFSTCGSHLCVVCLLYGTGLGVYLSSSGTNSSQRTSIASVMYTVVTPMLNPFIYSLSNKHVKGALGRLLIRTASCL, from the coding sequence ATGGAAGCAGAAAAACACACAGAAGTATCACAATTCCTCCTCATGGGCCTCTCAGAAGATCCTGAACTTCAGCCCCTTCCCTCTGGGCTGTTCCAATCCATGTACCTGGTCACAATGCTCAGGAATCTGCTTGTAATCCTGCCCATATGCTCTGACTCTCACCtgcacacccccatgtacttcttcctttccatcctTTCCTTGGCTGACATCTGTTTTACCTCCACCACGATTCCAAAGATGTTAGTGAACATCCAAACGCAAAGCAAAGACATCTACTACATAGGATGCCTCACTCAGATGTATTTTGTAATGATGTTTGGTGGACTGGATAATCTCCTGCTGACTGTGATGGTCTGTGACTGGTTTGTAGCCATCTGCCACCCTCTTCACTATATGGTCATCATGAACCCCTACCTCTGTGGCCTCCTGGTTCTGATGCCTTTATTCATCATGTCTCTGGTTGCCACGGTTCATGTTCTACTGATCACAAGACTGACCTCTGTAGGCACTGAAATTCCacatttcttctgtgaaatggcTCATCTTCTCAAGATGACCTGCTCTGATCCCCTCGTTGATACCATCATATTGTATGTGTCAAATGTGTTTCTGGGGGTGTTTCCTGTCATGAGGATCCTATTCTCTTATTCTCAGATATTCTCCTCCTTAATGAGGTTGTCATCCATGGCAGGCAAGTATAAAGCATTTTCCACCTGTGGGTCTCACCTCTGTGTGGTCTGCTTGCTCTATGGAACAGGACTTGGGGTCTACCTGAGTTCTTCTGGGACAAATTCTTCCCAGAGAACTTCTATTGCCTCAGTGATGTACACAGTGGTCACCCCCATGCTGAATCCCTTCATCTACAGCCTGAGTAATAAGCATGTGAAGGGGGCCCTGGGAAGACTTCTCATCAGAACAGCCTCTTGCCTGTGA